The genomic interval TAAATACCAGATTAACGGAAATCATTTAATTTTGGATAATTATTTTCTGACAGATGTTAAAAACAAACTTAGAGGCCAGGAAGTAGATGTGTTCTTATATTTACCAGAAGGACAATTATTTAAACCAGATGCGTCTATTCAGGAATATGATGACTCTGATGATAATTACTTCAACTTACATTTCAGCGGTAACTACGCTTATAAAGTAGAAGGTTCTAAAATTAAATGTTTGAACTGCCCTGCAGATGAAATGCACAACGAAGATCATGATGGAGATTATGATGAGGATTATAATGAAGAAAGCCATATTGAAAAAGATACTGTAAACGAAGTTTCGATTAAAGTAAACGGAAAAGAAATTCTAAACGGTAAAAAAACTAACGGAAAACTAACCACTGATAAAAACGGAGTTATAATTAAAATTAACTAAGCCATGATCAAAATAATCATTCATATTACGAAATTTATTATTGCCACTATTACTGCATTACTATTTGCTTCATGCAACTTTAACATGAACACTATTGAAGGAAGCGGCAATGTAACAACCGAGAAAAGAATTGTTCAGGGAGATTTTAAAAACATCGAAGTAAGCAATGCTATAGATTTAGTTGTAGAACAATCAGACTCAGTAGATATTACAGTTGAAGCTGATGATAATCTGCAAAAAGAAATTATTACAAAAGTTGAAAACGGAACTTTGATTATTGAATGCAAATTCTCTTCATTCCGCAATATCACTCAGAAAAAGGTAACGGTAAAAATGCCTAAAATTGGCAAAATCGAAGCTTCGAGTGCAGCAAGTGTTTTAAGTAAAAATACAATTCAGGGTGAAAGTATTGAGCTTGAAACTTCAAGTGCCGCATCGATGAATGTAGATGTAGAGTCTGATAATATTTCTTGTAATTCAAGCAGCGGAAGCTCAATTGGCATTAAAGGAAAAGCTTTAAAAGTACAGACTTCAGCTTCAAGCGGATCTTCTATCGACGCAGGTAAATTACAGGCTAACGATATTGATGCCGAAGCTTCAAGCGGATCTGTAATAAGTGTTCATCCAATTTTGAGTTTAAAAGCTCAGGCTAGCAGCGGCGGAAACATTAACTATAATAATGTTCCTAAAACTATCGAAAAGAGTGCAAGCTCAGGAGGAAGTGTAAGTCAGAGCTAATATTTTTTAGTGTTAAATATAAAAGAAATCATTCATCTAAAGTGGATGATTTTTTTATATTTGTCAAAATCAAATCTAGAATTAATGAAAAAAAATACTGCCCTATTCCTGCTGCTTTTGGTTACTACATTAACCTTTGCTCAAAAAAGAGAAAAAGTAAAAGGGTCAAAAGTTGTAACTACATCAGTTAAAGAAGTTGGAAGTTTCGATGCACTTGAAGTGGATGACAATTTGGAAGTTTACCTTGAAAAAGGCGAAAAAAACGAAATTAAAATTGAAGCTGATGATAATCTTCATGAGATTATCGCAATGGATTTAAGAGAAAAAACACTTCGTTTATACACTGCAAAAGAAAGTACAATTTTCAAAAAACTTGCTGTAAAAGTTACCTACACAGGTACTTTAAATAAAGTTATTTCTAAAAATGATTCAAAAGTTTATGCTATTCAGGAAGTACAGCTGGATGATATTACTTTCAACAGCCTTGATTACTCAAGACTGTATTTGAATGTAAACTCAAAAAAGTTCAGTTTAA from Flavobacterium sp. carries:
- a CDS encoding head GIN domain-containing protein; the protein is MIKIIIHITKFIIATITALLFASCNFNMNTIEGSGNVTTEKRIVQGDFKNIEVSNAIDLVVEQSDSVDITVEADDNLQKEIITKVENGTLIIECKFSSFRNITQKKVTVKMPKIGKIEASSAASVLSKNTIQGESIELETSSAASMNVDVESDNISCNSSSGSSIGIKGKALKVQTSASSGSSIDAGKLQANDIDAEASSGSVISVHPILSLKAQASSGGNINYNNVPKTIEKSASSGGSVSQS
- a CDS encoding DUF2807 domain-containing protein gives rise to the protein MKKNTALFLLLLVTTLTFAQKREKVKGSKVVTTSVKEVGSFDALEVDDNLEVYLEKGEKNEIKIEADDNLHEIIAMDLREKTLRLYTAKESTIFKKLAVKVTYTGTLNKVISKNDSKVYAIQEVQLDDITFNSLDYSRLYLNVNSKKFSLIADDKSKTELNLKADDGNLQLSKNASIKTLVSAIKFKCDLYQKASAAIEGIAEKATIRLDNNSVFTGTKFTLKDANVTAESNSVGSILAETTVSIAVSDKAELSLFGNPKIELTRFSEEAKLIKKIK